The Rhabdothermincola sediminis genome contains the following window.
CGGTCACCTCCGTGCTCGCCGGGTCACCGTGGAGGCGAGCGGGCGGCGCCGTGCGGCCCGTCCCCGGCGGCTGACGTTGTGGCTCCCCGGGCCGGATGGGGCGATCGCCGTCATGGACCATCCGATCGCGGCTCCTGCGGCCGCTCCGCGGTCCCTTGCCCGGAGCGAGGCCGGCTGACCGCCGTGCCGGTACGGACGCTGGTCGTCTGGTGCCCTGACTGGCCGGTGATCGCTGCCGGCCTGGCTCCCACTGCCCCGGCCATCGTCCTGCACGCCAACCGGGTCTTGGCCTGCTCGCCGGCGGCGCGCCGTGACGGGGTGCGCCGGGGGCAGCGTCGCCGGGAGGCGCAAGGCCGATCGCCGGCCGTCCAGGTGGTCGAGCGCGACGACGCTCGCGATGCTCGCCGCTTCGAGCCGGTCGTGCAGGCCCTCGAGCGGTTCACCCCGCGCCTCGAGGTGAGCCGTCCCGGCACCTGCGCGTTCGCCGTTCGTGGCCCGTCTCGCTACTTCGGTGGCGACGAATCGCTCGTCCACCAGGTGCACGCCGCCGTACGGCGACAGCTCGAACCGGGCTGGGACGCGTACGTGCGGGTCGGGGTGGCAGACAATCCCTTCGCCGCCAGATGGGCGGCCCGGACCGCAGAGCCGGTCACGGTCGTGCCGCCAGGGGAGAGCGCGGCCTTCCTCGCGCCGTTGCCCATCGCCGCCCTCGAACGACCCGAGCTGGTCGATGTCCTCGAGCGTCTCGGTCTGCACACCCTCGGGCAGTTCGCGGCTCTGGATGCGGCAGACGTGGTGGCGCGCTTCGGGGCAGAGGGGCTCGGCGCCCATCGGCTGGCACGCGGGCTCGACGAGCTCCCACCGGCCAGTACCCCCCCGCCCCCTGATCTGGAGGTGGTGCACGAACTCGACCCACCGGCTGACCGGGTCGATACCGCGGCCTTCGTGGCCAAGACGCTCGCCGACGAGCTGCACGCACGGCTGGGCGCGCTCGGGTTGGCCTGCACCCGGGTGCGCATCATCGCCGAGACCGGCCACGGTGAACGGCTCGAGCGGTGCTGGCGACACGAGGGCGCGCTCAGTGCCGGAGGGGTGGCCGACCGGGTCCGCTGGCAGCTCGACGGTTGGCTCAACGGGTCAGCCGCCACCCGCCCCACCGCTGGGATCACTCGATTGGTGCTGGTGCCCGACGGCGTGGTGGCCGCGACGGGCCGCCAACTCGGGTTCTGGGGCGGCGAGACCGCGGCGGCCGACCGCGTGGCTCGGGCAGTGGCCCGGGTGCAAGGGCTGCTCGGTTCCGGAGCGGCCAGCGTGCCCGAGTGGCGGGGAGGTCGAGGGCCGGGGGAACGTTACGGGTTGGCGCCTGCCGCGGGTATCGACCTGGCGGCGCCCCGATCGGTGGTGCCGCCGAGGGCCGTGAGTGCGCCGTGGCCGGGCCGCATCCCCGCCCCGTCACCAGCCACAGTGCCTGCCGATCCCATCCCCGCAGAGGTCCGGGATGCGGCGGGCCACCCAGTGGGGGTCAGCGCACGTGGCCTGGCCACCGCCGAACCCCATGAGGTGCGGATCGGTGCGGGACCATGGCAGCCGGTGGAGGCCTGGGCCGGGCCGTGGCCTGCTGACGAACGCTGGTGGGATCCCGAGACCCACCGCCGGCGGGCCCGGTGGCAGATCATCGCCGCGGGGCGAGCCGGCTTGTTCGCTGTGGAAGGTGGCCGATGGTGGGTGGAAGCGCTCTACGACTGATGGCTGCTGACCGGGTCGGCCGTGGTCGGTCGGCCGCTCTGCGTCGCGGCGATCACCTACCGGCCTCGGGTGCAGGCCTCCTTCGCGGCTCGGATCTGCTGGCGCAGTTCCTCGCTCGGTGGGCCTTTGCGTTCGGGCTTGTGGTGGCCCACGCCCGGCGGCCAGGCGACCCCGTGCTCGGCCAGGCAATCTCGGAACCACCGATTGCCCGGCTCACCGGAGCGCTCGCCCGGATCATCATCACCGGCCTCGACAGGTGCGTCTGTCTCGAGCTGAGTGGTGGTCGTCGTCGTGGTCGTGGCCGACTCCTGCTCGGGCAGGCCGGTGGTCGTCGTGGTGGCTTCAGGTTCGACGAAGGTGGTGTCCGGCGGCGCGGTGCCATCGTTGGCCTGGGCCAGAGCGATGCCGGCACCTGACGCGAGGATCAGCGCGCCAGCACCGAGAACGGCGGCAGTCCGTGTTCGCAGCGACATGGCAGCGCACCTCCCCGTCGGCAGCTGAAATCGAGAAGCCCATGGTACGCGAGCGTGCAGCCACGATGCGTGCGTGGTGATACTCGGGTGCATCGCGGCTGGTCGACCGCGGACGGCTCGTTCGGTTGCTTCGGGCGCACAGCTAGCTGTCTGGCGTGCTGCTTGATCGGTGCGGGGTGGTGGGTGCGGGAGGTGTTGTTGTCCGACCTCGCGGGTACGGTATCGAACACCAGTTCGATAGTGTGGTCGAGAGGAGGAGGCGGGATGCCATGGCCGGGACCGATGTACCCACGCTGGTGGCGCTCGAAGCCGAGATCTGTGCCATCGCCGCGTCACTGGCGGCCTCACGGGCTCAGCTGCTGGCGCTGGTGGGCGAGTTCGATGCTGCTGGTGGTTGGGTCGCCAACGGAGCACGCTCGTGCGCGCACTGGCTCGCGGAGCTGCTCGACATCGAGCTGTCCACCGCCCGTGAACACGTGCGGGTGGCGCGAGCGTTGCGCGAGCTGCCCGTGACCAAGCAGCAGTTCGACGCCAACGAGCTGTCGTACGCCAAGGTGCGCCAGCTCACCCGGGTCGCCACCGCCGACAACGAAGCGGAGCTGGTGGCGCTCGCCCACGTCTGCGCAGCGGGCGAGCTACCTCGTCGGCTGGCCGATTGGCAACGGCAACACGAGCCTGACCGAGCTCGAGAGCGGAAGTGGGTCGAGCGGGGTCTGTGGTTCCGGGACGAACCCAACGGCAACCGCACCCTCATCGCCCAGCTTCCCGCCGAACAGGTGACGATGCTGGAGACCCTGGTGGATGCCGAGGTGCTGTCCGGTGCAACCAGCGCGTCAGGAGCAGGAACACCGTTGCGTCACCAGCGTGCCGACGCGTTCGCTCGGCTCATCGACCGTCTCGTCGCAGACGCGTCCGCGGACGCGTCCGGAGAAGCTGGTCGGCGGGTGGAGCTGGTCCTGCACCGACGGATGGGCGAAACCAGTCTCGGCGACGGCATCGTGCTACCCGAGCCGGTGGCACGCCAGTTCACCTGCGATGCGGACCTGCGCGTGATGACGCATTGGGCCGACGGCAGCCCAGCTGACGTGGGCCGCCGCCACCGCCTCGTCACCCCACGATTGCGACGCCTGGTGACCGAACGCGACGGCGGCCGTTGCCGTTACCCGGGTTGCCGTGCCCGGCACTTCATCAAGGTCCATCACATCGTCCACTGGGAAGACGGAGGTCATACCCTCCTCGCCAACCTCATCTCGCTGTGCGGCTACCACCACCGTTTCGTCCACGAACACGGTTGGCCGGCCGGCTTCGACCCGCACCAGGCGGTCGGCGCAGCTTCACCACGTGCGGCATGAGCGCGACGCCGCGCTGGTCATGACCTTCGGGAACCCGCAGATCTCCTGGCGGGAGCTCGAACGCCGACTCTCAGGACGATCCCGTCCGGACACCGGCCTGATCGGTGACGGATCCGACAGCCCCGCCTGGTCACGCCGACGACCGGCCTACGAGCCGCAGTCACCGGCGCGCCGGCGCGGCAGCGTGCCCTATGCCGAGTTGCACTGCCATTCCAACTTCAGCTTCCTCGACGGGGCCTCCCACCCCGAGGAGCTGGTGGAGGAGGCCGCTCGGCTGGGACTCGAGGCGTTGGCCCTCACCGACCACGATGGGTTCTACGGCGTGGTGCGCTTCGCGGAAGCAGCACGAGCGCTCGAGCTGCCGACGATCTTCGGGGCCGAACTCACACTCGACCGTGCCAGCGCGCCGGTGGGCATGCCTGACCCCGGGGTCCACGCGCGCCGCGGTCTCATCGAGTCGCACGTCGTCGTGCTGGCTCGCGACCCACGAGGTTATGCCCTGCTGGCCCGGGCGATCAGTGAGGCCCAGTTACGTGGTGAGAAAGGTGCGCCGCGCGCTTCGCTCGCCGAGCTGAGCCGCCTCGGCGGCACGGCAGCGCCCCCCACCGACCAGGGTCACTGGATCGTGCTCACCGGGTGTCGCAAGGGTGCGGTACCCGCCGCGCTGGAGCGCGAGGGCCCGACGGCTGCGAGCCATGAGCTAGACCGACTGGTCGATCTGTTCGGCCGAGAGCACGTCGCGGTGGAGTTGTGGGACCACGACGGCCCACTCGACTCGGCTCGTAACGACGCTCTCACGGAGATCGCCATCCGCGCCGGTGTCGAGCTGGTGGTCACCAACAACGTGCACTATGCCCGTCCTTCCCGCCACCGAGTAGCGACCGCCCTTGCCGCGGTGCGAGCCGGCCGCTCACTCGACGAGATGGACGGATGGTTGCCCGCGTCCGCGAGCGCGCACCTGCGTTCGGGCGCCGAGCAAGCACGTCGCTTCGCTCGCTACCCGGGGGTTGTGGAGCGGGCCGCCGAACTGGGCTTGGCCTGCGCGTTCGACTTGTCGCTGATCGCACCGAGGTTGCCGCCGTTCCCTTGTCCCGACGGGCTCGATGAGATGGCGTATCTGCGCCGGCTCACCGAGCAGGGGGCCGAGCGACGGTACGGGCCACGCCACGCGGAGCGGGTCCCCGGCGCGTGGGTACAGATCGATCACGAGCTCGAGGTGATCGAGATGCTCGGCTATCCGGGGTACTTCCTGATCGTCTGGGATCTCGTCGAGTTCTGCCGTCAGCGAAATATCTACTGCCAGGGGCGAGGTTCGGCTGCCAACTCGGCGGTGTGCTACGCGCTCGGCATCACCAAGGCCGACGCGGTGTCACTAGGTCTGCTGTTCGAGCGTTTCCTCTCACCGGAGCGTGACGGCCCACCGGACATCGATATCGACATCGAGGGCGGTCGGCGCGAAGAGGTCATCCAGTACGTCTACGAACGCTACGGCCGCCACGATGCTGCCCAGGTCGCCAACGTCATCACCTACCGGGCCCGCTCGGCGGTGCGCGACATGGCCAGAGCGCTGGGCTTCTCGACCGGCCAACAAGACGCGTGGGCGAAGCAGGTCGACCGGTGGAGCTCGATCGATGCCATCGACGTGCACCCCGATCACGGCGTGCCGGCACCCGTGCTCGAGCTCGCTGCACAGATCCAGGACTTTCCCCGTCATCTCGGCATCCACTCAGGAGGCATGGTGTTGTGCGACCGGCCGGTCATCGAGGTGTGCCCGGTCGAGTGGGCTCGCATGGCCGACCGCAGCGTTCTGCAATGGGACAAGGACGATTGTGCGGCCGTGGGCCTGGTGAAGTTCGACCTGCTGGGGCTCGGGATGCTCTCCGCGCTGCACCACGCGGTGGATCTCGTTCGAGAAGCGCATGGCGTCGAGATCGACCTGGCCGACATCCCTCAAGACGATGCGGTCTACGACATGTTGTGCGATGCGGACACGGTGGGGGTGTTCCAGGTGGAGAGCCGAGCCCAGATGGCCACCCTTCCCCGCTTGAAGCCACGCACCTTCTACGACCTCGTGGTCGAGGTGGCCCTCATCCGGCCCGGACCTATCCAGGGTGGGTCGGTGCACCCGTACATCCGAAGGCGCAACGGCACCGAGCCGGTCACGTTTCCCCATCCGCTGCTCCAGCGGTCGTTGGCCAAGACGCTCGGTGTGCCACTGTTCCAAGAGCAGCTGATGCAGATGGCCATCGACGTCGCTGGTTTCACCCCCGGCGAAGCCGATCAACTTCGCCAAGCCATGGGCTCCAAGCGAAGCCACCAGCGCATGGAGCGGCTGCGTGCCCGCTTGTACGAAGGGATGGCCGATCGGGGTATCACCGGTGAGGTCGCTGACCAGATCTACGAGAAGCTCGCCGCGTTCGCCAACTTCGGCTTCCCCGAGAGCCACTCGGTGTCCTTCGCGTATCTCGTCTACGCGAGTGCGTGGATCAAACGCTATTACCCGGCGGCATTCTGTGCGGCGCTGCTCAACGCCCAACCAATGGGGTTCTACTCTCCGCACTCGCTGATACAGGACGCTCGCCGGCACGGCGTCGAGGTGCGCACCCCAGATCTCAATGCGTCGCGAGCAAAGGCCAGCCTCGAATGGCAGGAGAGCTCGACCATGATGTCGCCGGTCGCGAAGCTGCATCCGCACGCGCCGGACACCCCGCAACCCGCGCTGCGCTTGGGGTTGGGATCGGTACGCACCCTCGGCGATGATCTCGCCGAGCGATTGGTCGCTGAGCGCGACGCCGATGGTCCGTACCTCTCGATGGAAGACCTCAAACGCCGCGTCCAGGGACTGCGGCTCGACACCCTCGAAGCACTCGCCACTGCGGGGGCCTTCGGCTGTTTCACCGACCGTACGGGCGAGTCACTCGATCGCCGGCGGGCCCTGTGGAGCGTCGGTGCGCTGTCCCAGACGGGTGGCGACCGCCTTCCTGGCATCGTCACCGGGACCGAGGCCCCCTCTCTGCCCGGTATGAGCGAGCGAGAGCGATCCGCGGCCGACCTGTGGGCGACAGGGGTTGCTCCCGATGGACATCCCACCCGATTCGTGCGCGCCGAGCTCGACCGTTTGGGTGTGGTGCCCGCTGCTGCCTTGCGCGAGGTCGAGCCTGGCAGCAGGGTCTTCGTGGGTGGTGTGGTCACCCATCGTCAACGTCCTGCCACCGCCGCGGGCACCACCTTCATCAGCATCGAGGACGAGACCGGGCTGGTCAACGTGGTGTGCTCGAGGGGCTGCTGGAGTCGCTATCGGCGGGTCGCTCGCAGTTCCCCGGCGTTGCTGATTCGGGGGCGGGTCGAGGCTGCCGAGGGAGTGGTCAACGTGGTCGCGGAGAGCGTGTCGCCCCTCCCGGTGGACACCACAGCGCTGGTGGCACGCGACTTCCGGTGAGGACCTGTCGGTGTCATCGAAGCGGAGGGCAGCGATATCGTCGACCTCGCTCATCGGAGCGGTGCCAGACTGCAACTACGATGTGGCAGCTCCAGGGAGGAGGGGCGAGTGAAGGAGCTGGTGATCACCGATGCCGCGGTGAGTGTCGGCATCCTGATCCTGCGGCTGTCCGTCGGTGCGACGTTGATCGCCCATGGCTACAACCACATCTGGGGCGGGGGGAAGATCCAGGGCACCGCCCGGTGGTTCCAGGGCTTGGGCCTGAAACCGGGAGCGCTCCACGCGTGGTTGGCGAGCGTCACCGAGCTGGTTTGCGGTGCGTTGCTGGTCATCGGTCTGCTCAACCCCGTCGGCGCGGCCGGATGTGTAGGGGTGATGGTGGTGGCGTGGATCACCAACCATCGTCCCAACGGTTTCTTCATCTTCCGGCCGGGCGAGGGTTACGAGTACGTCATGAACCTGGCCGCCGCGGGTTTGGCTCTCGGTGCGGTCGGTGCTGGCAAGTACTCCGCGGACTATCTCCTCAACCTGCACGAGGACCTCGCCGGGTCGTTGGGGCTGGCCATCACCGCCATCGCCGGTATCGGTGGCGCCCTCGTGCTGCTGGCGGTCTTCTGGCGACCCGAACCGCAGGAGGCGAAGACGAGCTGATGGCCAAGGGAGCTCAGTTCCCCGAGGAGCTGCTCAGGTTCAACGCCTTCCTCGCCGAGCAGGAGGAGCGAGCGCGCGAGCAGCGGCGAGTCAGCAAGGCTGAGCGAGCCAAGCAGCTGGCGGCGGCGCGCGTCCGTGAGGTGCAGGCCGATCCTCGAGCAACTCGGGAGGAGAAGCTGGCAGCCGAGGTTGCGTACCGGCAAGCGGTCGATGCCTGGCGAGCTGCGCGGCGAGGTGCGGAAGGTGGTGCCGGGGAGTCGCCGAGTGACGGGGCTGATGAGGCTGCCGGCTGAGCAGGTGCGCGTGCTGGGCTGCCTGGTCGAGAAGGAGACCACCACTCCGCAGTCCTACCCGTTGACCCTCAACGCGCTGCGTCTGGCATGCAACCAATCCACCAACCGTGAGCCGGTGATGGATCTCAACGACCGCCAGGTCGAAGCGGCATTGGCGGCGTTGCGTGAACGCGGGCTGGTGCGGGTCGTGTACAGCTCCTCGAACCGGGTACCCAAGTATCGCCACGTTCTCGACGAGGCATGGGAGCTCGACCACGCTGCGTTGGCCGTGCTGTCGGTGCTCTCGTTGCGGGGTCCGCAGACGGTTGGCGAGCTCAAGTCGCGCACGGAGCGCCAGCACATGTTCACCGATCTGGCGGAGGTGCAGTCGGCGCTCGACCGCCTGGTGGGAAGCCGACCGGAGCCGTTGGTGGTGAGGCTGGAGCGACGGCCCGGCCAGAAGGAGGTGCGCTACGCGGTGGCGTTCGGCGAGGATGCCGACGTTCGAGCCGGGACCGCTGAACCGTCGGGCGGGCCGGTCGTCGGGCTGGACGAGCTCGCAGCCGAGGTGGGCCGGCTGCGCGGGGATCTCGACGAGCTTCGCACCGCTTTCGAGGCGTTCCGGACCTCGTTCGAGTAACCCGCCAGGCTGACCCGGCTTCAGCGCAGCGCCTGGGCCATCTCGCCGATCGCTCTCGCGATCTCGAGATGGGCGGCGGGGTCGGCAAGTCCTGATGCCCGGTCGTTCACCTGCTCGGCCAGCAGCCGCAGCTGGGTCGCCACCGACTCGGCTTCGGCGCGGGTCACGCTGTCGCGGTCGCTCCGCAACAGGGGGGTGATCTGCGCTGCTTGCACGGCCACCGCCGCAGCACCTTCGTCAGCAGGGAGGCGCTCGTCGAGGACCGCCTTCGCTGTCTCGATGACGAAGCGGACGCGGTCTGATGGATGCACCGGCCAAGCCTCTCACGTGGTGGGGGAGCGTGCAGGGGACGACGGACCCGTGGCCGCCCGCGATGGCGTGCCGTGCCCGGAAGGGTCAACGCTCCGACCCCAGCTCAGTGATCGAAGGAGGCGGTGGGCGCCGATGCTGTGGCGAGCGCTTCGTCGATGTCGAAGTACTCGCGCTCGTTGAAGCGGAAGGCTCTCGCGACCAGGTTCGCGGGGATGCTCTGCACGCGGGTGTTGTAGTCTCGCACGTTGTTGTTGTAGAAGCGCCGCGCGGCCTGGATACGGTCCTCGGTGGCGACGAGCTGACGCTGCAGGTCGAGGAATCCCTCGTTCGCCTCGAGGTCCGGATAGGCCTCGGCAACGGCCAGGAGCCCGCGGAGCGCCGAGACCAGCACGTTCTCGTCGGCCGCCTGCGTGGCCGGTGAACCGTTCGATTCGGCCGCCTGCGAGCGGGCCTGCGTCAGCGCCTCCAGCGCCGCTCGCTCATGGTGTGCATAGCCCCGTACCGTCTCGACCAGGTTGGGGATCAGGTCGTACCGCCGGCGCAGCTCGGTGTCAACGTTTGCCCAGGCATTGTCGATGAGCTGGTGCTGGCGGACGAAACGGTTGTAGGAGGCGACGACGGCGAGGACGAGCACCACGAGCACCCCGCCGAGCCCGAGGATCACGATCATGGATTCAACGCTCGTAGGTCCCGGTCATCACGGCCGGTGGTGCGGCCTGGGGGGCACGCTCGATGATGTCGATCGCTCTGGCAGGGTCTTGGCCTTCGACCACTCCTGAGGGAGCGGCGAGCGCGTAGAGCACGAAGTCGTAGTGGTGGGTCGACCCCGGAGGGGGGCAAGGCCCGAACCAGCCGACCGTGCGGGCGGAGGTGCTGGCCTGCACGGCGCCGCTGGGGACGGTTCCTTCTTCGATCGCGGTCGTCGATGGGGGGATGCCGGCCAACACCCAGTGCACGAAGTCGTTCGCATCGGCATCGGTGACCACGATCGCCAGTTCCGCGGTGCCGGGGGGGATCTGCGAGATGACCAGTGGGGGGGAGACGTTGGTGCCGTCGCACGTGTAGCGCTCGGGGATGACCGCTCCGGGGGCCCACGCGTCGGTGGTGAGCGCGAACACCGTCCCGAGGGTGGTGGAGGAGCCGAGCGTTCCCGCCGGTGCCGGCCGGCGTGGTGGGGCGGTGGCGCCAGGTGCCGGATCGCGCAGCTCCCGACCGGAGGAGCCACAGCTCGAGGTGGCCAGCGCGATGAGCACGGCGAGGGCGACGGCGACGGTTCGGGTCACGTTGCGGGTGGGCATCGACCGCTCAGGCTACGCGGCCGGTCGGGGCCGACGGGGACCCGTGCCCTATGCTGGGCTTTTGAGGGCCTCGGGCCCGCTGCTCGGATGGACGAACGACCTCGCAACTTGCGCACGATGCTCTCGGAGGCGAAGGACACCTCCGAGCTGATGGTCGACTTGGCGTACGCCGCGCTCTACTTCGGGGATCCTGACATGGCCGAGGAGGTCCAGGAGCTGGAACAGCAGATGAGCGCGCTGGTCCACGACATGCGGGAGGTGGCGATCCTCGCGGCTCGCAACCCTCGCGAGGCTGAGGCGATGGCGTCGGTGCTCCAGGTCATCTCGGCGATCGAGCGCATCGCCGGCGATGCGGTCGACATCGCGCGCATCGTGACCCACCGGCTGGGTATCCCGCGCGAGCTGGTCGCCGACTTGTCCTCCGCGGCCGAGGTGTCGCATCGGGTGCTGGTGCGGGAGGGCTCCCACATGGCCCACCGTCCGCTGAGTGCACTGGAGTTGCCGGTCGCCACGGGCATGCGGGTGATGGCCATCCGCCGAGGTCGGGACTGGGTCACCGACGTCGAGGGCGACGAGGTGCTGCTACCGGGCGACGTGCTGTTCCTCGAGGGGCCTCCGGCGGGGATCATCCGGGTTCGAGAGCTGGCGAACGCGCCGTTCTGGGAGCCACCCACGCCACCCGAGGACGGCAGCCTCTCGGATCTCGATCGAGCGGTCGACGTGCTGGTGGAGATGAAGAACGTGTCCGAGGTGGCAGTGGGCCTGGCGTACTCGGCCATCGTCTTCCGTGACCAGGGTCTGGCCGCGGAGGTGCGTCATCTCGAGACTCGCCTCGACGAGATGAAGGACCGCTTGGAGGTGTGGGTCCTGCGCGCGGGGGCCGAGGCGATCGACCCATCTCCGCTTCGTGGGCTGTTGCATCTCTCGCAGGCGGCGGAGGACATGGGCGACGCGGCCCAGCAGATGGTGTGGATCATCGAGCAGGGTGAGGCGGTGCACCCGATCCTGAACCTGGCGCTCGGCGAAGCCGATGAAGTGGTGGTGCGCATGCCGGTCGCCGAGTGGTCGACCGCGGCCGGTTCCACGCTGTCGGAGTTGCAGCTCAACACCGATCCGGGGTTCCACGTGCTCGCCGTGCGGCGCGGCGGGCGCTACTTCTATCGGCCGCGCGGCAGCGTACGGCTCCAGGCCGATGACGAGCTGATCGCGTCCGGACCCGATGAGGGCCGGGAGATCCTGGCTCAGCTCTTGGGCTGGGACCTCCTCGCCCGCGACGATGACACCGGCGAGTTCGACCTTGCACCGCTGCGGGAGAAGGTGCCCGTTCGTACCTGGGATCCGAACCAGCTCTGAGCAGGCGGGTGCGCGCCTGCCGCTCAGGTGGCCGGTGGTGACGGAGGGGCAGGAACTGGCTCGTTCTGGCCCGGGCTGCTCCCGGCGTGGCCGTCGAACAGCTCGCCGATCGACGCGATCGAGCCCGCGATGCCCGACAGTTCCGCGGGCAGGATGATCTTCGTCGCTCGACCGTCGGCGACCCGCTCCAACGACTGCAGGTAGCGGATCGCGATGAGGTCTGGGGTGGGATCGCCGTCGTGGATTGCGGCGTATACGGACCGGATCGCAGCTGCCTCGCCGTCGGCGACCACCTGCTGGCGGTACTGTTCCGCGTCGGCGACGGCGCGGATGGCCTGTGCCTGGCCTTCGGCCTCGAGGATCTGGCTTTGCTTGACGCCCTCCGCGGTGAGGATCGCGGCCTGCTTCTCGCCTTCGGCTCGGGCGATGGCCGCCGCACGGGCACCGTCGGCTTCCGTGACCACGGCGCGGCGGGTGCGCTCGGCCTTCATCTGCTCGTGCATGGCGCCCATCACGTCGGGCGGTGGGTCGATGCGTTGGATCTCGACCCGTACCACGCGCACGCCCCACTTGTCGGTGGCGTCATCGAGGATCTGGCGCAGCTCGGCATTGATCTTCTCCCGTGAGGTGAGCGCCTGGTCGAGGTCCATGTCACCGATGAGGTTGCGCAGGTTGGTCTGCGCCAACTTCGTCACGGCGAGGATGAAGTTGGCCACGTTGTAGACCAGCCGGGTCGGATCGGTGGGCTCGTAGTACACGACGGCGTCGACCGACACCACGACGTTGTCCTTGGTGATGACCTCTTGCGGTGGGACGTCGACGACCTGCTCCCGCATGTCGACGAGCTGCAGCTTCTGGACGATTGGGTAGATGATCCGCAGGCCCGGGTCGACGGTCTCCTTGTACTTGCCGAGCTGCTCGACGAGACCTCGCTGGTAGGGGCGGACCACGCGCACACCAGCGGCCACGTAGAAGAAGAAGAAGACGACGAAGATGGCGACGACGCCTGCGATGACGGTGGTCACGATTGCTCCTGTCTCAACTCGAGGGTTCGACTCGCGCGCGAGTCCCTCGCACGTCGCGCACGGTGACCGTGCTGCCGGCGGGGATGGGGTGGCCGTCGATGCTTTCGGCCCGCCACTGCTCCGCCCCGACCCGGATCATGCCGAAGTCGCCCGGCGGGATCTCTTCCAGCACCACCCCCTGCATCCCCACCAGACGCTTCGCGCCGACGCCCTGCGCGGGAGGGATCGACCGGTCGAGGCGGTGGGCGAGCGGGCGCAGGGCGGCGAAGACCGCGACCGACACGAGTGCGAAGGTGAGGAACTGCCAGGCCACCCCGACACCAAGGAACGCCAGCACGGCGGCCGCGACCGCGCCGATGGAGAAGGGGACGAGGAAGAAGCCCGTCGTGGCCATCTCGCCCAGCCCGGCAACGACCGCGAGGACCAGCCAGATCCACCGCCAGACATCAGGATCGTCCATGGCAACCTTTCGGAGATCCGGTCGTGCGCATCGCGCCCGGTGTGGATCAGGGTACCGACCGTCGCCGGTCGGCACCGGGGAATTCCTCGCTAGCGTTGATTTCGTGAGCGATCAGGCCGCGCCGCTGTGCTTGCTGACGGTCCACGCGCACCCCGACGACGAAGCCTCGAAAGGCGCCTCGACCGTTGCTCGCTACAAGGCGCAAGGGGTGCGCACCGTGCTCGTCACCTGTACCGGGGGTGAGGAGGGCGAGATCCTCAACCCGGCTATGGACACTCCGGAGGTCCGCCAGCATCTGGCCCAGGTCCGTCGCGACGAGCTCGATCTGGCGTCGAAGATCATCGGCTACGACGCGGTGGTGCTGCTCGGCTACCGGGACTCGGGCATGCCGGGCTCGGAGGCGAACACCCGCCCAGAGGCGTTCGCCAACGCGGACCTCG
Protein-coding sequences here:
- a CDS encoding YbhB/YbcL family Raf kinase inhibitor-like protein — its product is MPTRNVTRTVAVALAVLIALATSSCGSSGRELRDPAPGATAPPRRPAPAGTLGSSTTLGTVFALTTDAWAPGAVIPERYTCDGTNVSPPLVISQIPPGTAELAIVVTDADANDFVHWVLAGIPPSTTAIEEGTVPSGAVQASTSARTVGWFGPCPPPGSTHHYDFVLYALAAPSGVVEGQDPARAIDIIERAPQAAPPAVMTGTYER
- a CDS encoding potassium channel family protein, translated to MDERPRNLRTMLSEAKDTSELMVDLAYAALYFGDPDMAEEVQELEQQMSALVHDMREVAILAARNPREAEAMASVLQVISAIERIAGDAVDIARIVTHRLGIPRELVADLSSAAEVSHRVLVREGSHMAHRPLSALELPVATGMRVMAIRRGRDWVTDVEGDEVLLPGDVLFLEGPPAGIIRVRELANAPFWEPPTPPEDGSLSDLDRAVDVLVEMKNVSEVAVGLAYSAIVFRDQGLAAEVRHLETRLDEMKDRLEVWVLRAGAEAIDPSPLRGLLHLSQAAEDMGDAAQQMVWIIEQGEAVHPILNLALGEADEVVVRMPVAEWSTAAGSTLSELQLNTDPGFHVLAVRRGGRYFYRPRGSVRLQADDELIASGPDEGREILAQLLGWDLLARDDDTGEFDLAPLREKVPVRTWDPNQL
- a CDS encoding SPFH domain-containing protein codes for the protein MVTTVIAGVVAIFVVFFFFYVAAGVRVVRPYQRGLVEQLGKYKETVDPGLRIIYPIVQKLQLVDMREQVVDVPPQEVITKDNVVVSVDAVVYYEPTDPTRLVYNVANFILAVTKLAQTNLRNLIGDMDLDQALTSREKINAELRQILDDATDKWGVRVVRVEIQRIDPPPDVMGAMHEQMKAERTRRAVVTEADGARAAAIARAEGEKQAAILTAEGVKQSQILEAEGQAQAIRAVADAEQYRQQVVADGEAAAIRSVYAAIHDGDPTPDLIAIRYLQSLERVADGRATKIILPAELSGIAGSIASIGELFDGHAGSSPGQNEPVPAPPSPPAT
- a CDS encoding NfeD family protein; protein product: MDDPDVWRWIWLVLAVVAGLGEMATTGFFLVPFSIGAVAAAVLAFLGVGVAWQFLTFALVSVAVFAALRPLAHRLDRSIPPAQGVGAKRLVGMQGVVLEEIPPGDFGMIRVGAEQWRAESIDGHPIPAGSTVTVRDVRGTRARVEPSS
- a CDS encoding LemA family protein, which produces MIVILGLGGVLVVLVLAVVASYNRFVRQHQLIDNAWANVDTELRRRYDLIPNLVETVRGYAHHERAALEALTQARSQAAESNGSPATQAADENVLVSALRGLLAVAEAYPDLEANEGFLDLQRQLVATEDRIQAARRFYNNNVRDYNTRVQSIPANLVARAFRFNEREYFDIDEALATASAPTASFDH